The proteins below are encoded in one region of Chitinophagales bacterium:
- a CDS encoding carboxypeptidase-like regulatory domain-containing protein — MKIVLSAIALLIHSIAAAQVDFLEGKIVDAETGFPLSYANVFIPSTKEGMFANDEGLFKVKTEGLKDEDSIWFSHLGYEHTRTTIGVFKSNGNTAHVKPTQYNLSEVVITPLDAKTMLQNAVKNAKENYPSDYSKTRMMFKDFSKRSGHRSHYFYFDLDAYIQTYQGKKLNVFSKVYKHEMYDKKGEFAVSMKPTDILQIAMVENTFREEKLKDFEFTYLGKTTYEGAELDVIAFKSIPTKKNNFVSVKGRTFITKGEKAIQYVEFNIKSERSKRFMLVAKMDTLNVLVKIAFRPVENQFVIDYAVQTTYAKGTLFGKQESLVYSTTVKAFSHQLHLQPSEIYSRKEVEEIIKKEKPKDISLLKEDPDMQLQ; from the coding sequence TTGAAAATAGTACTATCTGCTATTGCATTGCTTATTCATTCCATAGCGGCTGCACAGGTTGATTTTTTAGAAGGTAAAATAGTGGATGCCGAAACTGGCTTTCCGCTTTCGTATGCCAATGTGTTTATTCCTTCAACTAAAGAAGGAATGTTTGCTAATGACGAAGGCTTGTTTAAGGTGAAAACTGAGGGCTTGAAAGACGAAGACAGTATTTGGTTTTCGCACTTAGGTTACGAACATACACGCACTACAATTGGGGTATTTAAAAGCAATGGGAATACGGCACATGTAAAACCTACACAGTATAATCTAAGCGAAGTGGTAATTACGCCATTAGATGCCAAAACCATGCTGCAGAATGCCGTAAAAAATGCAAAAGAAAATTATCCGAGCGACTATTCTAAAACCCGCATGATGTTTAAAGATTTTAGTAAACGCAGCGGGCATCGCAGCCATTATTTTTACTTCGATTTAGATGCTTACATTCAAACATACCAAGGCAAAAAATTGAATGTTTTTTCAAAAGTATATAAACATGAAATGTACGATAAAAAGGGTGAATTCGCTGTAAGCATGAAGCCCACCGATATTCTGCAAATTGCAATGGTTGAAAATACTTTCCGTGAAGAAAAATTAAAGGATTTTGAGTTTACTTATTTAGGAAAAACAACTTATGAAGGTGCAGAATTAGATGTGATTGCATTTAAGAGTATTCCAACTAAGAAAAACAATTTTGTTTCCGTAAAAGGAAGAACTTTTATTACCAAAGGTGAAAAAGCAATTCAATACGTTGAATTCAATATTAAAAGCGAGCGCTCTAAACGCTTTATGCTGGTGGCTAAAATGGATACACTAAATGTGCTTGTAAAGATTGCTTTTAGGCCAGTAGAAAATCAGTTTGTAATAGATTATGCTGTGCAAACTACTTATGCCAAAGGCACTTTGTTTGGTAAGCAGGAAAGTTTAGTGTATTCCACCACAGTTAAAGCATTTTCGCATCAATTGCATTTACAACCAAGCGAAATCTACTCCCGCAAAGAAGTAGAGGAAATCATTAAAAAGGAAAAACCTAAAGACATTTCGCTGCTAAAGGAAGATCCGGATATGCAGTTGCAGTAG
- the folE gene encoding GTP cyclohydrolase I FolE, which produces MNNYTKQEIYNTASIEKATKLYTELLSTVGEDVTREGLERTPMRAAKAIHYLTQGYQMDAHALLAGALFNEGHSEIVIIKDIELYSLCEHHLLPFYGKAHIGYIPNGKIAGLSKFARVVDVFARRLQVQERLTIQIRDCVNEVLNPQGVAVVIEAKHLCMMMRGVQKQNSVTTTSAYTGVFENHVTRNEFFKLLQTKLS; this is translated from the coding sequence ATGAATAATTATACCAAGCAAGAAATTTACAATACTGCATCTATTGAAAAAGCAACCAAGTTATATACAGAACTACTCTCTACTGTTGGAGAAGATGTTACACGCGAAGGTTTGGAAAGAACACCAATGCGCGCAGCTAAGGCAATCCACTATCTTACACAAGGCTACCAAATGGATGCGCACGCACTGCTTGCCGGAGCTTTGTTTAATGAAGGCCACAGCGAAATTGTAATCATAAAAGATATTGAACTCTATTCGCTTTGCGAACACCACCTGCTACCTTTTTATGGCAAAGCTCATATTGGTTATATTCCCAATGGAAAAATTGCAGGGCTTAGCAAATTTGCACGCGTAGTAGATGTTTTTGCCCGCAGATTACAAGTACAAGAAAGGCTCACCATTCAAATTAGAGATTGTGTAAACGAAGTGCTAAACCCACAAGGAGTTGCCGTTGTAATTGAAGCCAAGCACCTTTGTATGATGATGCGCGGAGTTCAAAAGCAAAACTCCGTAACTACCACTTCTGCCTACACCGGAGTATTCGAGAACCATGTTACCCGAAATGAGTTTTTTAAATTACTGCAAACAAAACTCAGCTAA
- the dapA gene encoding 4-hydroxy-tetrahydrodipicolinate synthase: MKKFQGTGVALVTPFSKNGAIDFKGLANVIELNIANGTEYLVSLGTTGESVVLSKDEKKEVLKFTVAQAAGRVPVVAGFGGNNTAEIVKDLEAQDFTGIDAVLSVSPYYNKPTQNGIIEHYKVVAKASPKPIILYNVPGRTGSNMLASTIIKIANEVPNVLGIKEAAGDFAQAMQLAKNCPKDFLLISGDDNITLGLIAYGFDGVISVVGQAFPKIFSEMVRTCLRGDFAAARTLHYKLNDITDMLFAEGNPGGIKYALEVLGVCESNLRLPLVPISNTLQERLKKAIADLK, from the coding sequence ATGAAAAAATTTCAAGGTACAGGTGTGGCTTTGGTAACACCATTCAGCAAAAATGGCGCAATAGATTTTAAAGGTTTAGCCAATGTAATCGAATTAAATATTGCAAACGGAACAGAGTATTTAGTTTCGCTCGGCACTACCGGAGAATCTGTTGTATTATCAAAGGATGAAAAGAAAGAGGTACTAAAATTTACAGTTGCACAAGCAGCCGGCAGAGTGCCTGTGGTTGCAGGTTTTGGAGGCAACAATACCGCTGAAATAGTAAAAGATTTAGAAGCACAAGACTTTACCGGAATTGATGCCGTACTAAGTGTAAGTCCATACTACAATAAGCCTACACAAAACGGTATTATAGAGCACTATAAAGTAGTTGCAAAGGCATCGCCCAAACCAATCATCTTATACAACGTTCCCGGCAGAACAGGCTCGAATATGTTGGCATCTACCATCATTAAAATTGCCAACGAAGTGCCTAATGTATTAGGTATTAAAGAAGCTGCTGGCGATTTTGCACAAGCCATGCAATTGGCAAAAAATTGCCCAAAAGATTTTTTACTCATCAGCGGAGACGATAACATAACATTAGGTTTAATAGCGTATGGCTTTGATGGGGTAATTTCTGTGGTAGGCCAAGCATTTCCCAAAATTTTTAGCGAAATGGTTCGCACCTGCTTGCGTGGCGATTTTGCAGCAGCAAGAACACTACATTACAAACTAAACGACATTACCGATATGCTTTTTGCCGAAGGAAATCCAGGAGGTATAAAATATGCTTTAGAAGTATTAGGCGTTTGCGAAAGCAACTTGCGATTGCCTTTAGTACCTATTAGCAATACGCTGCAAGAACGCTTAAAAAAGGCAATTGCCGATTTAAAATAG
- a CDS encoding dehydrogenase E1 component subunit alpha/beta yields the protein MQFDKKNLSNEELIQLYKLILKPRVIEERMLKLLRQGRVSKWFSGIGQEAISVGVTAALEPNEYVCPLHRNLGVFTTRGCDLQQLFEQFQGKENGFSQGRERSFHFGTNAHHIVGMISHLGPQLCVGDGIALATQLKKEKKITVAFTGDGGTSEGDFHEACNIAAVWNLPIIILIENNGYGLSTPVSEQFKCTHLADRAIGYGMKGITIDGNNILEVYHTIKQLREEMLENPHPVLLECVTFRMRGHEEASGVKYVPKELFEIWEKKDPVSNYENWLIEEGIISPDFPLMLKDEMDAEVRLAFDNADRQPEISANTAKEESEVYRPFSPSASTLLLSPLMAASTTDMRFVDAVSDALRQAMQHHPNLVIMGQDVAAYGGVFKITEGFVEAFGTERVRNTPLCESGILSAALGMSVKGMKSVVEMQFADFVSTGFNAIVNNLAKSYWRWGQAADVVVRMPTGAGVGAGPFHSQSNEAWFFHVPGLKVVYPSSPFDAKGLLCASIEDPNPVMFFEHKALYRAIEGAVPQEYYTIEIGKAALLQEGTDVSIITYGAGVHWALEEIKSRSTATSIELLDLRTLLPFDKEAIAATVKRTGKVLILHEDTLTGGIGAEIAAWISENLFEFLDAPVMRCASLDSPVPFAISLEKNFLAKSRLSSTIDTLLSY from the coding sequence ATGCAATTCGATAAGAAAAATCTTAGCAACGAAGAACTGATTCAACTCTATAAACTCATACTAAAACCAAGGGTAATAGAAGAGCGCATGTTGAAACTACTGCGCCAAGGAAGAGTAAGTAAATGGTTTTCGGGAATAGGGCAGGAGGCTATTTCTGTAGGGGTTACTGCTGCCTTAGAGCCTAATGAATATGTGTGTCCGCTGCACCGCAATCTTGGAGTTTTTACCACGCGCGGTTGTGATTTACAGCAGCTTTTTGAGCAGTTTCAAGGAAAGGAAAATGGATTCTCGCAAGGGCGTGAGCGCAGTTTTCACTTTGGCACCAATGCACATCACATTGTAGGAATGATTTCGCACTTAGGACCCCAGCTTTGTGTGGGCGATGGCATTGCTTTGGCAACACAGCTTAAAAAAGAGAAAAAAATAACAGTTGCTTTTACTGGCGATGGAGGCACCAGCGAAGGCGATTTTCACGAAGCCTGCAACATTGCAGCGGTTTGGAATTTACCCATTATTATTCTTATTGAAAATAATGGTTACGGACTTTCAACTCCCGTAAGCGAACAGTTTAAATGCACACATCTTGCCGATAGAGCCATTGGCTACGGCATGAAAGGCATTACCATAGATGGCAATAATATTTTAGAGGTTTACCACACCATTAAGCAACTACGCGAAGAAATGTTGGAGAATCCACATCCGGTATTGTTGGAATGCGTTACATTTAGAATGCGAGGACACGAAGAAGCAAGTGGTGTAAAATATGTACCCAAAGAACTATTTGAAATTTGGGAGAAGAAAGATCCGGTATCGAATTATGAAAACTGGCTTATTGAAGAAGGAATTATTTCGCCCGATTTTCCATTGATGTTGAAGGATGAAATGGATGCAGAAGTGAGATTGGCATTTGATAATGCCGATCGCCAACCGGAAATATCTGCCAATACAGCAAAAGAAGAAAGTGAAGTGTATAGGCCGTTTTCACCTTCGGCATCCACACTTTTGTTATCGCCACTTATGGCAGCTTCAACCACAGATATGCGTTTTGTAGATGCAGTTTCCGATGCACTAAGGCAAGCTATGCAACATCATCCTAATTTGGTAATAATGGGGCAAGACGTAGCAGCGTATGGAGGTGTTTTTAAAATTACCGAAGGTTTTGTAGAAGCATTTGGAACAGAGCGTGTGCGCAATACTCCATTGTGCGAGAGTGGCATATTGAGTGCTGCGCTTGGCATGAGTGTAAAAGGTATGAAAAGCGTGGTAGAAATGCAATTTGCAGACTTTGTTTCTACAGGTTTTAATGCCATAGTAAATAATCTTGCCAAGAGCTATTGGCGCTGGGGACAAGCTGCCGATGTAGTGGTGCGTATGCCAACAGGTGCGGGCGTTGGAGCAGGGCCGTTTCATTCTCAAAGTAATGAAGCATGGTTCTTTCACGTACCGGGATTAAAGGTAGTGTATCCATCTTCTCCATTCGATGCCAAAGGATTGCTTTGTGCTTCTATTGAAGACCCCAATCCGGTAATGTTTTTTGAACACAAAGCACTTTACCGAGCTATAGAGGGTGCAGTGCCACAAGAATACTACACAATAGAAATAGGTAAAGCAGCACTGCTCCAAGAAGGCACCGATGTGAGTATTATTACTTATGGAGCAGGTGTGCATTGGGCCTTAGAGGAAATAAAAAGCAGAAGTACTGCAACTAGCATAGAATTGCTAGATCTGCGTACGCTGTTGCCATTCGATAAAGAAGCAATTGCCGCTACCGTAAAGCGCACAGGAAAAGTATTGATATTGCATGAAGATACACTTACCGGAGGTATAGGAGCAGAAATTGCTGCATGGATAAGCGAAAATTTGTTTGAATTCTTAGATGCACCTGTAATGCGTTGTGCATCTTTAGATAGTCCGGTTCCGTTTGCTATTTCTTTGGAGAAAAATTTTCTTGCAAAAAGTCGCTTGAGCAGCACTATTGATACATTGCTGAGCTACTAA
- the rdgB gene encoding RdgB/HAM1 family non-canonical purine NTP pyrophosphatase: protein MEIVFATGNAHKVYEIQALCPSYIQLKSLKEIGFAEEIPETSPTIAGNSLQKANYIFERIQQAVIAEDTGLEVEYLQGLPGVNTARYAGENATAEDNIQKLLHALGNQKNRAARFVTVITFIERSGVVHQFEGTCEGEILLQKSGSEGFGYDPVFQPKGSSHSFAQMNLSEKNTYSHRAKAFRQFQAFLANL, encoded by the coding sequence ATGGAAATAGTTTTTGCCACCGGCAATGCTCACAAAGTCTATGAAATTCAAGCACTGTGCCCATCTTACATACAATTGAAATCGCTAAAGGAGATTGGCTTTGCCGAAGAAATACCCGAAACTTCGCCCACCATTGCAGGCAATTCTTTGCAAAAGGCAAACTATATTTTTGAAAGAATACAACAAGCCGTAATAGCCGAAGATACAGGATTAGAAGTAGAGTATTTGCAAGGATTGCCCGGTGTAAATACAGCACGCTATGCAGGCGAAAATGCTACTGCCGAAGATAATATCCAAAAGCTTTTACACGCATTGGGTAATCAAAAAAATAGAGCTGCAAGGTTTGTAACTGTTATCACTTTTATTGAAAGAAGTGGCGTTGTTCATCAATTTGAAGGCACTTGCGAGGGCGAAATTCTTTTGCAAAAAAGCGGAAGTGAAGGCTTTGGATACGACCCTGTTTTTCAACCCAAAGGCAGCAGCCATTCATTTGCACAAATGAACCTTAGCGAAAAGAATACATACAGCCACCGTGCCAAAGCATTCCGGCAATTTCAAGCCTTTTTAGCCAACTTGTAA
- a CDS encoding Glu/Leu/Phe/Val dehydrogenase, with product MALTKKQLAELSFSQSVSHYFDKAAPFTNCPEGLLEQIKVCNSIYRVNFPVKWGKEVKVIEAYRVQHSHHRMPTKGGIRYSVHVDQDEVMALAALMTYKCAIVDVPFGGAKGGIKISPRQTPEEVLEAITRRYTYELVKKNMIGPGLDVPAPDYGTGEREMGWIVDTYASLNNNEVDAYACVTGKPIHLNGIKGRTEATGRGVVYALNEVCSYKDDMKALGLSTGLEGKTVVIQGLGNVGFNTAKIIVRYGAKIVAIAENEGAIYDPKGLDPEKVLEHRKATGKITNYPGAKNLKNNTDALELECDILIPAALEKQITGENAARIKAKIICEAANGPTTPEAEEILNKKGVMIIPDIYANAGGVTVSYFEWLKNLSHVRFGRMQKRFEEDTQQNIIQLIEDLSGKKATPAQIKGVIKGAGEVDLVNSGLEDTMISAYRDIREFKRSNKKIHDLRTAAFALSINKIKNAYAALGIFP from the coding sequence ATGGCTTTAACAAAAAAACAATTGGCAGAACTTAGTTTCTCGCAAAGTGTATCGCACTATTTCGATAAGGCAGCGCCATTCACAAATTGCCCCGAAGGTTTATTGGAGCAAATAAAAGTTTGCAACAGTATCTATCGCGTAAACTTCCCCGTAAAATGGGGTAAGGAGGTGAAAGTAATAGAAGCATACCGTGTGCAGCATAGCCACCACCGCATGCCCACCAAAGGTGGAATAAGGTACAGTGTTCATGTAGATCAGGATGAAGTAATGGCATTGGCAGCTTTAATGACCTATAAATGTGCTATCGTAGATGTGCCATTTGGCGGAGCAAAAGGAGGCATAAAAATTAGTCCCCGCCAAACCCCCGAAGAAGTATTGGAAGCAATTACCCGTAGATATACTTATGAATTGGTAAAGAAAAATATGATAGGACCCGGATTAGATGTACCAGCTCCCGATTACGGTACCGGAGAACGCGAAATGGGTTGGATTGTAGATACCTATGCTTCGCTTAATAACAATGAAGTGGACGCCTACGCTTGCGTAACCGGAAAACCAATACATTTAAATGGAATTAAAGGTAGAACCGAAGCTACAGGCAGAGGCGTAGTGTATGCGCTCAACGAAGTTTGCAGTTACAAAGACGATATGAAGGCACTCGGGCTTTCTACAGGTTTAGAAGGGAAAACCGTAGTAATTCAAGGGCTTGGAAACGTAGGATTTAATACCGCTAAGATTATTGTAAGATACGGTGCGAAAATTGTAGCTATTGCAGAGAATGAAGGTGCCATCTACGATCCAAAAGGATTAGACCCGGAAAAAGTATTGGAGCACCGCAAGGCAACAGGTAAAATAACCAACTATCCGGGTGCAAAAAATTTGAAAAACAATACCGATGCATTAGAGTTGGAATGCGATATCTTAATTCCGGCAGCACTCGAAAAGCAAATTACCGGAGAGAATGCTGCAAGAATAAAAGCAAAGATAATTTGCGAAGCAGCCAACGGCCCTACCACTCCCGAAGCCGAAGAGATTTTGAATAAAAAAGGCGTAATGATTATTCCCGATATTTATGCCAATGCAGGTGGTGTTACGGTGAGTTACTTCGAGTGGTTAAAAAACCTGTCGCATGTGCGCTTTGGCAGAATGCAAAAAAGGTTTGAAGAAGATACCCAACAGAATATTATTCAACTAATAGAAGACCTTTCCGGCAAGAAGGCAACGCCCGCACAGATTAAAGGTGTAATTAAAGGAGCAGGCGAGGTAGATTTGGTAAACTCCGGATTAGAAGACACCATGATTTCTGCCTACCGCGACATTCGAGAATTTAAACGCAGCAATAAAAAAATTCACGATTTGCGTACCGCAGCATTTGCGCTTTCAATAAATAAAATCAAGAATGCGTATGCCGCTTTGGGTATTTTCCCATAA
- the prmA gene encoding 50S ribosomal protein L11 methyltransferase: MNYLQYEFFTSNSEEQELIMALLSELNFEGFEQTDLGVFAFVPQEAVADGEVRLILNENNLSHIQFAVTVIEPKNWNHEWERNFSPVIIGGKVGIRAPFHDKLNTDIELIIEPKMSFGTGHHATTSLMIELLLEIDLQNQTLLDMGSGTGVLAILASKLGVAKPVAVDHEEWAYENAIENAERNAAAIEVHRADASTTFNSGFDVILANINRHVIESNLHHWLQLLNGNGKIALSGFLESDIPAIRQLATTLKLQELQCKQKGEWIAMLFHKM; this comes from the coding sequence ATGAATTATTTGCAATACGAATTTTTTACATCCAATAGTGAAGAGCAAGAATTGATAATGGCGCTGCTATCGGAACTTAATTTTGAAGGATTTGAACAAACCGATTTAGGTGTGTTTGCCTTTGTACCGCAAGAAGCAGTTGCCGATGGCGAAGTGCGCTTAATATTGAACGAAAACAATCTTTCGCATATTCAGTTTGCCGTTACTGTAATTGAACCTAAAAACTGGAACCATGAATGGGAGCGTAATTTCTCTCCGGTGATTATTGGCGGTAAAGTAGGTATTCGCGCCCCATTTCACGATAAATTGAATACCGATATAGAGTTAATTATTGAGCCTAAAATGAGCTTTGGCACAGGGCATCATGCCACCACCTCGCTCATGATAGAACTGTTGCTTGAAATAGATTTGCAGAACCAAACTTTGTTAGATATGGGTTCGGGAACCGGAGTGCTTGCAATCTTGGCAAGTAAACTCGGAGTAGCAAAGCCGGTTGCCGTAGATCACGAAGAGTGGGCCTATGAAAATGCAATTGAAAACGCAGAGCGCAATGCTGCGGCTATAGAAGTTCACCGAGCCGATGCTTCCACAACATTCAATAGCGGATTTGATGTTATACTAGCCAATATCAATCGCCATGTAATCGAAAGCAATCTGCATCACTGGTTGCAATTACTTAACGGCAATGGTAAAATAGCTTTAAGCGGCTTTTTAGAAAGCGATATTCCGGCTATTCGCCAACTGGCAACAACTTTAAAATTGCAAGAATTACAATGTAAACAAAAGGGAGAGTGGATTGCAATGCTGTTTCATAAAATGTAA
- a CDS encoding tetratricopeptide repeat protein yields MKRLMCLGSLILLSVVYVGAQNPRETSSRYVANGDMQLKMGNVERAIAEYKMAIETDPTAAEAYMKRAKIYAVMGRNGEAMQDYNVAININPNAAIFYDARAKLKALITDYEGAQSDIEKALKLEPFNRIFVEHKADINMSKQDYASALSDLEQLIDSNPNNEDFALKRVWFEMQAQDFTKAQSHINDWLKRNPNSIIGINLKALILSEQGQHQAALSLLSNIIQLKPDIDISYIIRSLVYTRLQKKQEALSDLNKAIQLNATCSYAYFNRAVLQRQLGYIDAAESDYTHFIALDSTYAEAFLNRGFARKLLGDFSEAASDYQKAIQTDPNNAKAWNALANIKVLYGYYKPAIEDYTKAIDLAPDDASAWFNRGIAQILNHNGKDGCSDLQKSQQLGIPQAEEFLHSFCYN; encoded by the coding sequence ATGAAAAGGTTGATGTGTTTAGGCAGTTTGATACTGTTGAGCGTAGTATATGTTGGTGCGCAAAACCCGCGCGAAACATCTTCGCGCTATGTTGCCAATGGCGATATGCAGTTGAAAATGGGTAATGTGGAGCGGGCAATTGCAGAATATAAAATGGCAATAGAAACAGACCCAACCGCTGCCGAAGCATACATGAAACGAGCCAAGATTTATGCAGTAATGGGACGCAACGGAGAAGCCATGCAAGACTATAATGTCGCCATCAATATCAATCCAAACGCTGCCATTTTTTACGATGCACGTGCTAAGTTAAAAGCACTTATTACCGACTACGAAGGTGCTCAAAGCGATATTGAAAAGGCCTTAAAACTAGAACCATTCAATAGAATATTTGTGGAGCACAAAGCAGATATAAATATGTCGAAGCAAGACTATGCAAGTGCATTGAGTGATTTAGAACAGCTCATTGATAGTAATCCCAACAATGAAGATTTTGCCTTAAAAAGAGTATGGTTTGAAATGCAAGCGCAAGACTTTACTAAAGCTCAAAGCCATATTAACGATTGGTTGAAGCGCAATCCCAATTCCATAATTGGTATAAATCTAAAAGCACTTATTCTTAGTGAACAAGGACAGCACCAGGCCGCCCTTTCGCTACTTTCAAACATCATACAGTTAAAACCCGATATTGATATTTCATACATTATACGAAGTTTAGTTTACACACGCTTACAAAAAAAGCAAGAAGCACTCAGCGATTTAAATAAAGCCATTCAGTTAAATGCCACATGTTCGTATGCGTATTTTAACCGTGCCGTATTGCAAAGGCAACTTGGCTATATTGATGCTGCTGAAAGTGATTACACACATTTTATAGCTCTAGATTCTACTTATGCTGAAGCATTCTTAAACAGAGGTTTCGCACGAAAACTTTTAGGCGATTTCTCAGAGGCAGCAAGCGATTATCAAAAAGCAATACAAACCGATCCAAACAATGCCAAAGCGTGGAATGCACTGGCAAATATTAAAGTGTTGTACGGCTATTACAAACCTGCAATAGAAGATTATACCAAAGCAATAGACCTTGCACCGGACGATGCCTCCGCATGGTTCAATAGAGGTATAGCACAAATTTTAAATCATAATGGAAAAGACGGTTGCAGCGATCTCCAAAAAAGCCAACAACTGGGCATTCCGCAAGCCGAAGAGTTTTTACATTCATTTTGCTACAACTAA
- a CDS encoding Hsp20/alpha crystallin family protein, translated as MKTFNVKPWSNTTPHFSNLIENIFSNDLPTMFNNEWYRTSPLVNIKETSKDYTIEMAIPGFSKESFTLKVEENTLTISATTQEEKQTEGEKYTRKEFQYQAFTRNFALPKKIDATQITAAYENGILIVTLPKPEDEKPKGAVEISIA; from the coding sequence ATGAAAACATTTAATGTAAAACCTTGGAGCAACACCACTCCACACTTTTCAAACTTAATTGAAAACATTTTTAGCAACGATTTGCCTACCATGTTCAACAATGAATGGTATAGAACATCACCTTTGGTAAACATTAAGGAAACCTCCAAAGATTACACTATAGAAATGGCAATTCCGGGTTTTAGCAAAGAAAGTTTCACTTTAAAAGTAGAAGAAAACACACTTACAATTAGTGCAACCACACAAGAAGAAAAGCAAACGGAAGGCGAAAAATACACCCGTAAAGAATTTCAATACCAAGCCTTTACTAGGAATTTTGCATTGCCTAAAAAAATTGATGCCACTCAAATTACAGCTGCTTACGAAAATGGAATTTTAATAGTAACACTTCCTAAGCCTGAAGACGAAAAGCCAAAAGGTGCCGTTGAAATTTCAATTGCATAA
- a CDS encoding acetyl-CoA carboxylase carboxyltransferase subunit alpha, with product MTFLDFEAPIAALVEEREKLKQVEQRSGISMSDKISELETKIKEKQKEIYTNLSVWQRIQVSRHPERPYSLFYLEYMCDNFVELFGDRHFKDDKAIIGGLGSLNGETVMFIGHQKGINTKMRQYRNFGMANPEGYRKALRLMKLAEKFNKPIVALIDTPGAYPGAEAEQRGQGEAIARNLFEMVGLKVPVLCIVIGEGASGGALGIGIGDRLLMLENTWYSVISPESCSSILWRSWEHKEKAAEALKPIPQDLLKYKIIDGIIKEPIGGAHSQPQEMAKTLKKTIQKYLDELKGYTAEERIEARIKKISAMGVYDVLQTTEDIAG from the coding sequence ATGACCTTTTTAGATTTTGAAGCGCCCATTGCCGCATTAGTAGAAGAGCGCGAAAAGCTTAAACAAGTAGAGCAGCGCAGCGGCATAAGTATGAGCGACAAGATAAGCGAACTGGAAACCAAGATAAAAGAGAAACAAAAAGAAATTTATACCAACCTATCTGTATGGCAACGTATTCAAGTTAGCCGCCATCCGGAGCGTCCATACTCACTTTTTTATTTAGAATACATGTGCGATAACTTTGTGGAACTCTTTGGCGACCGCCATTTTAAAGACGACAAAGCAATTATTGGCGGCTTAGGTAGCTTAAACGGAGAAACAGTAATGTTTATTGGACATCAAAAAGGTATAAACACCAAAATGCGCCAATACAGAAACTTCGGAATGGCAAACCCCGAAGGCTATAGAAAGGCACTGCGATTAATGAAACTTGCTGAAAAATTCAACAAGCCAATTGTGGCACTTATTGATACTCCCGGAGCATATCCCGGAGCCGAAGCAGAACAGCGCGGACAAGGCGAAGCTATTGCACGAAACCTATTTGAAATGGTAGGCTTAAAAGTTCCTGTACTTTGCATCGTAATTGGCGAAGGTGCATCGGGTGGCGCATTGGGCATTGGCATTGGCGACCGCTTGCTTATGTTAGAAAATACATGGTATTCTGTGATATCTCCGGAATCGTGCTCTTCCATTTTATGGCGCAGTTGGGAACATAAAGAAAAAGCAGCCGAAGCATTAAAACCAATACCTCAAGACCTGTTGAAGTATAAAATTATTGACGGCATCATAAAAGAACCAATTGGTGGTGCACACAGTCAACCACAAGAAATGGCAAAAACACTCAAAAAAACCATACAAAAATATTTAGATGAGTTAAAAGGATATACAGCAGAAGAGCGCATAGAAGCACGTATAAAAAAAATCTCTGCCATGGGCGTTTACGATGTATTGCAAACAACTGAAGATATTGCAGGGTAA